The genome window ATTGATGCGGCATTATCCTTTGTTCATCCTATCACGGGTCTCTTTCCTCATGCTAATGCTGCTGAGCTTTTCGTATGGATAGGGATTTCAGACGGTGTTATTAAGGCTGGATATCCTACAGGGGACTTAGCTGTAAGATACTTCTTATCTGGTATTGTAGTTATTTTCCTTAGAGGAATTATAACTGAAAAAATCTATTTTGCAATGACTAAGAAGGGATCATCCAAGAAAGGAGTGACTGCATAATGGGATACAATGCGATTCGAATCGAAAAAGGTTCTAAAGGTTGGGGAGGCCCCCTTGTCATTAAGCCAGAGGGGAAAAGAACCAAAGTTGTTTGCGTTACAGGTGGAGGAATTGTACCAGTGGCGAAAAAAATAGCTGAATTATCTGGTTGTACTATTGTTGATGGTTTTAAAACAACTGTTCCTGATGATGAGATATTTGTAGCCGTTGTAGACTGTGGAGGTACTGCCAGGTGTGGCGTTTATCCTCAAAAGAAAGTATATACAGTGAACTTAACTCCAGTTGGGCAGTCAGGTCCTTTAGCAAAATTTATTACAGAGGATATTTATGTTTCAGGTGTAAAATTAGAAAACATTACATTGGCAGAAGAAGATGCAACGGTTAGAACAGGCCATGTGGAAGAAATCGTTTTTGAAGAGGAAGAACCAGAAGTAGAAGAAAAGACCAATATTATTACCCGAATTGGTAAGGTCATGGGTGGAGTAATGGGTAAGTTCTTTGCAGCAGGGAAAGAAACCATGAACATGGTTATTAATAATATCTTGCCTTTCATGGCTTTTGTTTCAATGCTTGTTGGTATTATTACAGCCTCCGGTGCTGGAGACTGGATTGCAAAGACATTGACTCCTATTGCAGGTAGTTTGCCAGGACTAGTTGTATTAGCTTTAATATGTGCTATTCCTATATTATCACCGGTTCTAGGACCTGGAGCAGTTATTG of Irregularibacter muris contains these proteins:
- the srlE gene encoding PTS glucitol/sorbitol transporter subunit IIB, producing the protein MMGYNAIRIEKGSKGWGGPLVIKPEGKRTKVVCVTGGGIVPVAKKIAELSGCTIVDGFKTTVPDDEIFVAVVDCGGTARCGVYPQKKVYTVNLTPVGQSGPLAKFITEDIYVSGVKLENITLAEEDATVRTGHVEEIVFEEEEPEVEEKTNIITRIGKVMGGVMGKFFAAGKETMNMVINNILPFMAFVSMLVGIITASGAGDWIAKTLTPIAGSLPGLVVLALICAIPILSPVLGPGAVIAQVVGVFVGVEIGKGTIPVAYALPALYGINAQVGCDFFPVALSMAEAEPETVEIGVPAILFSRLITGPLAVVIAWVFSIGMF